In the Bactrocera tryoni isolate S06 unplaced genomic scaffold, CSIRO_BtryS06_freeze2 scaffold_11, whole genome shotgun sequence genome, one interval contains:
- the LOC120779472 gene encoding glutamate receptor ionotropic, kainate 2 isoform X4 — protein sequence MYDIETHLRLVNPTTYTKILSELKDKEIHNLIIDTNAANISILLKGILQLQMNEYKYHYLFTSFDIETFDLEDFKNNFANITSFRLVDVGDVSVRNILKNMEAYTYNYNNKTTYYRKLRTIKTEPAVAYDSVYIFAIGLTSLKQSLTLNVSNASCASEIPWDGGLSLINYINSVEWRGLTGPIQFKEGRRVKFKLDLVKLRQHSLVKVGEWTPQTRLNITEPALFFDGGTINVTLVVITILETPYVMMHYGKNYTGNERFYGFCVDILELIARDVGFDYIIDLVPDRKYGAQDPFTGEWNGMVSQLMKYKADLAVGSMTITYARESVIDFTKPFMNLGISILFKVPSSPASRLFSFMNPLAYDVWLYVLAAYFLVSFTIYVVAKLSPIEWRDRYPCDMKNPIITNQFTLANSFWFTIGTLMQQGSDINPKSLSTRIVSAIWWFFTLIIIASYTANLAAFLTVERMITPIENAEDLASQTEISYGTLESGSTMTFFRDSIIETYKKMWRNMENKKSVAFTSTYEEGIKRVNQGNFAFLMESTMLDYIVQRDCNLTQIGGLLDTKGYGIATPKGSPWRDKISLSILEFQEKGNIQMLYDRWWKKAGDTCLRKSNSKQTKANALGLDNIGGVFVVLFVGIGLAAWVAVFEFWYHYRTRSRGSVYCENEHSTVERVMTEMELNDFDSVYNWNKGNLEEIQVKDQKLTCKHITAYCCKQPPAQRPLCGEMLDEFRYALRCMDSHRRPALKRSCPTCHVLNDVKEAVDIESRTSMVVHGSLIGSTPKYL from the exons ATGTATGACATAGAAACACATCTGCGTTTGGTGAATCCTACAACTTACACTAAAATATTAAGTGAACTGAAAGACAAAGAAATTCACAATCTGATAATCGATACGAACGCTGCTAATATTTCCATCCTACTGAAAGGG ATTCTGCAACTGCAAATGAATGAATACAAgtatcattatttatttactagttTCGACATTGAAACATTCGATTTGgaggattttaaaaataatttcgcgAATATTACCTCGTTCCGGCTGGTAGATGTTGGCGATGTAAGTGTTAGAAACATTCTCAAAAATATGGAGGCTTATACCTACAATTATAATAATAAGACAACTTACTACAGAAAGCTGCGTACTATTAAA aCGGAACCCGCTGTAGCGTATGATTCGGTTTATATATTCGCAATAGGATTAACTAGTCTAAAACAGTCGCTGACTCTTAACGTTTCGAATGCGTCATGTGCCAGTGAAATCCCGTGGGATGGTGGTTTGAGTTTGATAAACTATATAAATTCC GTTGAGTGGAGGGGGCTGACAGGACCCATACAATTCAAAGAAGGACGGcgtgttaaatttaaattagatcTTGTAAAACTGAGGCAGCACTCCTTAGTTAAGGTGGGAGAGTGGACTCCACAAACACGTCTGAATATAACTGAGCCTGCGCTGTTTTTTGATGGCGGAACAATTAATGTTACACTGGTTGTGATTACAATATTG GAAACCCCTTACGTGATGATGCACTATGGCAAAAATTACACTGGAAATGAGAGGTTTTATGGATTTTGCGTAGATATACTGGAATTGATAGCTCGCGACGTCGGCTTTGATTACATTATTGACCTAGTGCCTGATCGAAAGTATGGCGCACAAGATCCATTTACTGGCGAATGGAACGGAATGGTTTCTCAACTTATGAAATAT aaAGCCGATTTGGCCGTTGGATCCATGACAATTACATATGCACGGGAAAGTGTTATCGATTTTACTAAGCCTTTTATGAATTTAGGCATAAGTATTTTGTTTAAG GTGCCATCAAGTCCGGCTTCtcgtttattttcttttatgaatCCGCTGGCGTATGATGTATGGCTCTATGTTTTAGCGGCATATTTTTTAGTATCCTTCACAATCTATGTAGTGGCAAAGTTGTCGCCAATAGAATGGCGAGATAGGTATCCATGCGACATGAAGAATCCTATAATTACCAACCAGTTTACATTAGCTAACAGTTTTTGGTTTACAATCGGTACATTGATGCAGCAAGGATCAGATATAAATCCAAAATCGCTATCCACGAGAATAGTTAGCGCTATATGGTGGTTCTTCACCTTGATTATAATTGCCTCATATACCGCTAATCTAGCGGCATTTTTGACGGTTGAGCGAATGATTACGCCCATTGAAAATGCTGAAGACTTAGCCAGTCAAACAGAAATATCATATGGTACTCTAGAGAGTGGTTCTACGATGACATTTTTTCGCGACTCAATTATCGagacatacaaaaaaatgtggcgtaatatggaaaataaaaagtcCGTTGCTTTCACTTCCACTTATGAGGAGGGTATAAAACGTGTTAATCAAGGTAACTTTGCATTTCTAATGGAATCTACAATGCTTGATTATATAGTACAGCGCGATTGTAATTTAACTCAAATCGGAGGCCTACTGGATACAAAAG gTTATGGAATTGCTACACCAAAAGGTTCACCCTGGCGcgataaaatttcattatccaTTCTTGAATTTCAAGAAAAGGGAAATATACAAATGCTATACGATAGATGGTGGAAAAAAGCAGGAGATACTTGCTTACGTAAAAGTAACAGCAAGCAAACGAAGGCAAATGCTCTCGGTCTGGATAACATTG GTGGTGTATTCGTGGTCCTTTTTGTGGGCATAGGTTTGGCCGCTTGGGTTGCTGTATTCGAGTTCTGGTACCACTATCGCACTAGAAGTCGCGGCAGTGTATATTGCGAAAATGAGCACAGCACTGTAGAGAGGGTTATGACTGAAATGGAACTTAACGACTTTGATTCCGTATATAACTGGAACAAAGGAAACTTAGAGGAAATACAGGTTAAAGACCAGAAGCTGACTTGCAAACATATCACAGCATATTGTTGTAAACAACCACCAGCTCAACGTCCACTTTGCGGCGAAATGCTAGACGAATTTCGTTATGCATTGCGATGTATGGACTCACACCGACGTCCAGCTCTTAAGCGGAGTTGTCCAACATGTCATGTATTAAATGATGTTAAAGAGGCTGTTGACATAGAAAGTAGAACATCAATGGTCGTACACGGCAGCCTTATTGGGAGTACacctaaatatttataa